A window from Cryobacterium sp. SO1 encodes these proteins:
- a CDS encoding FAD-dependent monooxygenase — protein sequence MTDFDVDLLVVGAGTTGLALALEAVDHGAVVRVVERRPAPFQPSRAVVMHPRTLELLRPLGVTDALLELGVTSPSMRLHLRTRVVPVSIEQLALAGTAFPHLLLIRQADVEAVLASALAERGVVVERGTEVVRLARLGQGGARSVLRTADGGPDEDVLCRFLVGCDGPASLVRRSVGGFLGGDYNEEVVLADVELGPAGGESRRVAPVMLEKGVAHVVLARRGLVFLFNVGERARWRMLATRRAGEDRQPLGQPGPPVPQEQLQGLVDEAGLPAQITEVAWSARVRLQHRIASRFSRGPLFVAGDAAHVHSPAGAQGMNAGIHDAVNLGWKLAFAAAAGRRPVPAPGADDGAGLSAARPGSALLDSYALERRPADRAVLRLTHAMYWAEASLHPLAQLGRAVLVPVVAPLLPWLIRQRRLTAAGVRTLAQFRLRYTHSPLSMDLRASLTPVQGGLARRGLRPGSRVADTLVRCEGRRVRLHALLARPGVHILLQADARPVPERMLGPLVHSYRLDDRPGTGMLVVRPDGYAALRAPVLDELHLAAWLRMVGLPVR from the coding sequence ATGACCGATTTCGACGTGGACCTTCTTGTCGTGGGAGCCGGCACCACCGGGCTGGCCCTGGCCCTGGAGGCCGTGGACCACGGCGCCGTGGTGCGGGTCGTCGAGCGCCGGCCGGCGCCGTTCCAGCCGTCGCGGGCCGTGGTGATGCATCCGCGCACCCTCGAACTTCTGCGCCCGTTGGGGGTGACGGATGCCCTGCTCGAGCTCGGCGTGACCTCGCCGTCGATGCGGCTGCACCTGCGCACGCGGGTGGTGCCGGTATCGATCGAGCAGCTCGCCCTGGCCGGCACCGCCTTCCCGCACCTGCTGCTGATCCGGCAGGCGGACGTGGAGGCGGTGCTGGCTTCGGCGCTCGCCGAGCGCGGGGTGGTGGTGGAACGCGGCACCGAGGTGGTGCGGCTGGCGCGGTTGGGCCAGGGCGGCGCCCGGTCGGTGCTGCGGACCGCGGACGGCGGGCCGGACGAGGACGTGCTGTGCCGGTTCCTGGTCGGCTGCGACGGACCGGCGAGCCTGGTGCGCCGTTCGGTGGGTGGCTTTCTCGGCGGCGACTACAACGAGGAGGTGGTGCTCGCCGACGTGGAGCTGGGGCCCGCCGGCGGCGAATCGCGCCGGGTGGCGCCGGTGATGCTCGAGAAGGGGGTCGCGCACGTGGTCCTTGCGCGGCGCGGGCTGGTGTTCCTGTTCAACGTGGGCGAGCGGGCCCGTTGGCGGATGCTCGCTACCCGGCGGGCGGGCGAGGACCGGCAGCCGCTTGGCCAACCGGGGCCGCCCGTGCCGCAGGAGCAGTTGCAGGGGCTGGTTGACGAGGCCGGGTTGCCGGCGCAGATCACCGAGGTGGCCTGGTCGGCTCGGGTGCGGCTGCAGCACCGGATCGCCAGCAGGTTCAGCCGCGGACCGCTGTTCGTCGCCGGCGACGCCGCCCATGTGCATTCGCCGGCGGGGGCGCAGGGCATGAACGCCGGCATCCACGACGCCGTGAACCTCGGCTGGAAGCTGGCCTTCGCCGCCGCGGCCGGCCGGCGACCGGTCCCGGCGCCGGGCGCGGATGACGGCGCCGGGCTGTCGGCCGCCCGGCCCGGCTCGGCGCTGCTGGACTCCTACGCCCTTGAGCGCCGCCCCGCCGACCGGGCCGTGTTGCGCCTGACGCACGCCATGTACTGGGCCGAGGCGAGCCTGCATCCGCTGGCCCAGCTCGGCCGGGCGGTGCTGGTGCCGGTGGTGGCCCCACTGCTGCCCTGGCTTATCCGGCAGCGCCGGCTCACTGCGGCCGGCGTGCGCACCCTCGCGCAGTTCCGGTTGCGCTACACGCACAGCCCGCTGTCGATGGACCTGCGCGCGTCGCTCACCCCGGTGCAGGGCGGGCTGGCCCGGCGGGGGTTGCGGCCGGGATCGCGGGTGGCCGACACCCTGGTGCGCTGCGAGGGCCGCCGGGTTCGCCTGCACGCGTTGCTCGCGCGGCCGGGCGTGCACATCCTGCTGCAGGCCGACGCACGACCGGTGCCCGAACGGATGCTCGGTCCGCTGGTGCACAGCTACCGGCTTGACGACCGGCCAGGCACCGGCATGCTCGTCGTGCGGCCGGACGGCTACGCGGCGCTGCGGGCACCGGTGCTTGACGAGTTGCACCTGGCGGCGTGGCTGCGCATGGTGGGGCTGCCCGTGCGCTGA
- a CDS encoding MFS transporter, with protein MTPPARTVERPDVAVRRARFAVAVLFFTNGALFANLIPRYPAIKSELGLSNAEFGFAVAAFPLGALLAGLAAGMLIRRFRSSRVAVVSTMLTAVGLILAGIAPSWAALAAGIFLAGAMDSITDVAQNSHGLRVQRLYKRSILNSFHAVWSIGAVTGGLLGAAAAQLDIPRGQHLIVSAVTFSLFALYSYRFLLAGPEPLEPEATAPVQHTAGAPARSVGRWAKWLVLGALVVIAASGAVVEDAGASWSAIYLSDALGASALVAGLGFIALQGMQFIGRLLGDGLVDRFGQRAVARTGGAIVFLGMGTALVFPSIPGTVVGFGLAGFGVATLIPAAMHAADELPGFRAGTGLTIVAWLLRLGFLFSPPVIGAIADLSQLRYGLLIVPVAGLLVVFFAPVLATRVHRRAADDVPADEPDLSPTPTP; from the coding sequence ATGACGCCTCCCGCTCGCACCGTGGAACGCCCCGACGTGGCCGTGCGCCGTGCCCGTTTCGCCGTGGCCGTGCTGTTTTTCACGAACGGCGCCCTCTTCGCCAATCTGATCCCCCGGTATCCCGCGATCAAGTCCGAGCTCGGGCTCAGCAACGCCGAGTTCGGCTTCGCCGTCGCCGCGTTCCCGCTCGGCGCCCTGCTCGCCGGACTCGCCGCCGGAATGCTCATCCGCCGGTTCCGCTCCTCCCGGGTGGCCGTGGTCTCGACGATGCTCACCGCGGTCGGCCTGATCCTGGCGGGGATCGCGCCCAGCTGGGCGGCCCTGGCCGCCGGGATCTTCCTGGCCGGGGCGATGGACTCGATCACCGACGTCGCCCAGAACTCGCACGGCCTGCGCGTGCAGCGGCTTTACAAACGCTCCATCCTCAACTCCTTCCACGCGGTTTGGAGCATCGGCGCGGTCACCGGCGGCCTCCTCGGCGCTGCGGCCGCGCAGCTCGACATTCCGCGCGGCCAGCATCTCATCGTGTCCGCCGTCACCTTCAGCCTGTTCGCCCTGTACAGCTACCGGTTCCTGCTCGCCGGGCCGGAGCCCCTCGAACCCGAGGCCACCGCCCCGGTGCAGCACACCGCCGGCGCCCCCGCCCGCTCAGTCGGCCGGTGGGCCAAGTGGCTGGTGCTCGGGGCGCTTGTGGTGATCGCCGCCTCCGGCGCCGTCGTCGAAGACGCCGGCGCGTCCTGGTCGGCCATCTACCTCTCCGACGCGCTCGGCGCATCCGCTCTCGTGGCCGGCCTCGGCTTCATCGCCCTGCAGGGCATGCAGTTCATCGGCCGGCTGCTCGGCGACGGCCTCGTCGACAGGTTCGGCCAGCGCGCCGTCGCCCGCACCGGCGGGGCGATCGTGTTCCTGGGCATGGGCACCGCGCTGGTCTTCCCGTCCATTCCGGGCACCGTCGTGGGGTTCGGCCTGGCCGGCTTCGGCGTCGCCACCCTGATCCCCGCCGCGATGCACGCCGCCGACGAGCTGCCCGGCTTCCGGGCCGGCACCGGGCTCACCATCGTCGCCTGGCTGCTGCGGCTGGGTTTCCTGTTCTCGCCGCCCGTCATCGGCGCCATCGCCGACCTCTCCCAGCTGCGCTATGGGCTGCTGATCGTGCCGGTGGCCGGCCTGCTCGTGGTGTTCTTCGCCCCGGTGCTGGCCACCCGGGTGCACCGCAGGGCCGCGGATGACGTACCAGCGGACGAACCGGACCTCAGCCCCACACCGACCCCGTAA
- a CDS encoding glutaredoxin domain-containing protein, translating to MTSPAASALPAVPTAITMFGAEWCRDCRRSKKLLDGLGVAYDYVDLETVADGADRAKAISGRTQIPVIVFADDTHMVEPSDAEVRAKLIELGTV from the coding sequence ATGACCTCTCCCGCCGCATCCGCCCTACCCGCCGTGCCCACCGCAATCACGATGTTCGGCGCCGAGTGGTGCCGCGATTGCCGCCGGTCGAAGAAGTTGCTCGACGGCCTCGGTGTGGCGTACGACTATGTGGACCTGGAAACCGTGGCCGACGGTGCCGACCGGGCCAAGGCCATCAGCGGCCGCACCCAGATCCCCGTGATCGTGTTCGCCGACGACACCCATATGGTGGAGCCCAGCGACGCCGAGGTGCGCGCCAAGCTCATCGAGCTCGGCACCGTCTAG
- a CDS encoding nitroreductase/quinone reductase family protein has protein sequence MTSTPTRRDGYLPPSRFMLHVVNPVARACGAPTLIVRGRLSGREISTPVAPFRYQGHRYVIAGRGQTQWVRNLRVAGRCELRVAWRRHPYRATELRGLEHDEVAADYLEKLGRRAGPFLSELPDPADHPIFRLEPC, from the coding sequence TTGACGAGCACGCCCACCCGCCGCGACGGTTACCTGCCGCCCAGCCGCTTCATGTTGCACGTCGTCAACCCCGTCGCCCGGGCCTGCGGGGCTCCCACCCTCATCGTGCGGGGGCGCCTGAGCGGCCGGGAGATCAGCACCCCGGTGGCACCGTTTCGCTATCAGGGCCACCGGTACGTGATCGCCGGTCGTGGCCAGACCCAATGGGTGCGCAACCTCCGGGTCGCCGGACGCTGCGAGCTACGCGTCGCCTGGCGCCGCCACCCGTATCGGGCCACCGAACTGCGCGGGCTCGAGCACGACGAGGTCGCCGCGGACTATCTGGAGAAGCTGGGCCGGCGCGCGGGTCCGTTCCTCTCCGAGCTGCCGGATCCGGCTGACCATCCGATCTTCCGGCTCGAACCCTGCTAA
- a CDS encoding wax ester/triacylglycerol synthase domain-containing protein produces MRRPPPIDRVSADDLMSLVAEHGSTPMQVGAVLWLDTTNGLDPQTVIEQLGQRVALVPRLRQRLLSVPLGCGRPIWQDDAGFDINRHVRVVEPVLAGEEAVLRLAADRLGTPLPRDRPLWAAILVTAPGGAQAALIIVFHHVLADGIGGLAVLGALADGAAPAEPGPFPRPRPTNGRIAADMARLRLRAVAKLPRGVLRLVAAARQLRGVGHPPTGPAGTAPSSRTAPSSRTAPAGSARSGSARAGSARAGSARAGSAPAGSARSGSARSGRLPRSTLNLPTGPRRRFVSIRVDLAEALAVARAERATVNDLLLVAIAGALRRLLEVRGERLDEVVVSVPFSARQQTTAGQLGNQSGVIPLRIPAAGDARSRLGQVAALTRTAKQSARGASTALIGPLFRLLARVGLYQRFIERQRLIHTFTSNLRGPAVPLTIFGAPITAILPLSPCTGNVTIAFAALSYAGTLAITVVADPDACPDLDVVPSALAAEFMAFGRGVLRAGAG; encoded by the coding sequence ATGCGCAGGCCACCTCCGATCGACCGGGTGAGCGCCGACGATCTCATGTCGCTGGTCGCCGAACACGGCTCCACCCCGATGCAGGTCGGAGCGGTGCTGTGGCTCGACACGACGAACGGCCTCGACCCGCAGACCGTGATCGAGCAGCTCGGCCAACGGGTCGCCCTGGTGCCCCGGCTGCGGCAACGACTGCTGTCGGTGCCACTCGGATGCGGCCGGCCGATCTGGCAGGACGACGCCGGCTTCGACATCAACCGGCACGTGAGGGTGGTCGAGCCCGTTCTCGCCGGCGAGGAGGCCGTGCTCAGGCTGGCCGCCGACCGGCTGGGCACTCCGCTGCCGCGCGACCGGCCGCTCTGGGCGGCCATCCTGGTCACCGCGCCCGGCGGCGCCCAGGCGGCCCTGATCATCGTCTTCCACCACGTGCTCGCCGACGGGATCGGGGGACTGGCCGTCTTGGGCGCTCTCGCCGACGGCGCGGCACCGGCCGAACCCGGCCCCTTTCCCCGGCCGCGGCCGACGAATGGCCGAATCGCCGCCGACATGGCTCGGCTGCGGCTGCGCGCCGTGGCTAAGCTGCCCCGCGGGGTGCTGCGGCTCGTCGCCGCGGCGCGACAGCTGCGCGGGGTGGGCCACCCTCCGACCGGCCCTGCCGGCACCGCCCCCAGCTCCCGCACCGCGCCCAGCTCCCGCACCGCCCCCGCCGGCAGTGCCCGCTCCGGCAGTGCCCGCGCCGGCAGTGCCCGCGCCGGCAGTGCCCGCGCCGGCAGTGCCCCCGCCGGCAGTGCCCGCTCCGGCAGTGCCCGCTCTGGCCGGCTGCCCCGCAGCACGCTCAACCTGCCGACGGGGCCGCGGCGCCGGTTCGTGAGCATCCGGGTGGACCTGGCTGAGGCCCTGGCCGTGGCCCGTGCCGAGCGGGCCACCGTGAACGACCTGCTGCTGGTGGCCATCGCTGGGGCGCTGCGCCGGTTGCTCGAGGTCCGCGGCGAGCGGCTCGACGAGGTCGTCGTGTCCGTGCCGTTCTCCGCACGACAGCAGACCACCGCCGGGCAACTCGGCAACCAGAGCGGCGTCATCCCGCTGCGGATCCCCGCGGCCGGCGACGCCCGGTCCAGGCTCGGCCAGGTGGCGGCGCTGACCCGCACGGCCAAGCAGAGCGCGCGCGGCGCATCCACGGCCCTGATCGGCCCGCTGTTCAGGCTGTTGGCGCGGGTGGGGCTCTACCAGCGGTTCATCGAACGGCAACGGCTGATCCACACGTTCACGAGCAATCTGCGCGGGCCGGCGGTGCCGCTGACGATCTTCGGCGCTCCGATCACGGCGATACTGCCGCTGAGCCCGTGCACCGGCAACGTGACAATCGCCTTCGCGGCGCTGTCCTACGCGGGCACGCTGGCCATCACCGTGGTGGCCGACCCGGATGCCTGCCCCGATCTCGACGTCGTGCCGTCGGCGCTCGCGGCGGAGTTCATGGCCTTCGGGCGGGGCGTGCTCCGGGCCGGGGCCGGCTAG
- a CDS encoding GNAT family N-acetyltransferase, whose amino-acid sequence MVHLVQLSAVTIDALAEDDLELANEQAAVELSPFFVEPASANTWRHRSRQLATTPEDASWITRVIYDPTRRLAVGQSGYHGAPDATGMVEVGYAVDAAYRRQGYARAALTALLHRAGLEPTVTVVRATISPDNLPSRALIAQFGFVEVGEQWDDEDGLETIFELPLR is encoded by the coding sequence ATGGTGCACCTCGTTCAGCTGAGCGCGGTCACCATCGACGCCCTCGCCGAGGATGACCTGGAACTGGCCAATGAGCAGGCCGCGGTGGAGTTGAGTCCGTTCTTTGTGGAACCGGCCAGCGCCAACACCTGGCGGCACCGCAGCCGCCAGCTTGCCACAACGCCGGAGGACGCGAGCTGGATCACCCGGGTGATCTACGACCCCACCCGGCGCCTCGCCGTCGGCCAGTCCGGCTACCACGGCGCTCCCGACGCCACCGGCATGGTCGAGGTGGGCTACGCCGTGGATGCGGCCTACCGCCGGCAGGGCTACGCGCGCGCCGCGCTCACCGCGCTGCTTCACCGCGCCGGCCTCGAACCCACGGTCACGGTCGTTCGGGCCACCATCAGCCCGGACAACCTGCCCTCGCGGGCCCTCATCGCCCAGTTCGGTTTCGTCGAGGTGGGCGAGCAGTGGGACGACGAGGACGGCCTGGAAACCATCTTCGAGCTGCCCCTCCGCTGA